One region of Drosophila subobscura isolate 14011-0131.10 chromosome J, UCBerk_Dsub_1.0, whole genome shotgun sequence genomic DNA includes:
- the LOC117893204 gene encoding pericentrin isoform X1, translated as MNLYTLYGWITSLLRTHNGSVSNKAIESAEELPETSPATSPATSPATSRVTGKKHPEKRGEAATNVEVEFLPTLTFLFEQRPRKATAEEAQSQFTEEVQHAVSDADGEANYAYDFDNDNDSTHTYIISRSSLTAATCSSSSTPYAVTSTDTEELLRRQNNLSLTEEDQSSFSIEPPTSSMTIEMAEQHSAPTTATTTATTTATATATSCAEMAGATTTTTTTTTSSSIEEDIEEAIEISEVEEQLSSHVESLSGPAAYRRPKEQPGAKSLSSSNDDEEEGDAGAVADADAEQFRIDDSQLSGEELAQHFLTLNDESEADNVRHDVRSKVEVSLCSSNDDDLDISLPLGQSKPMHSRHEDEDEDEPDIVDQSLSNQSTTDDVSELAEEPVQARGEERSEAIMSASDAPETQVDEEPQLTEEKDHSMEEIVASNESIEVTYEADETANTSHKVDQITDLDEEQGQEASQTQDETVQNAVRPTAKVETLMLPMLQEPVVMENKAAKALDTLYLQPEPFKLTMLELDCDDVEDDDEESSLQLMKLRLMAMNQQILNDNGVKLSPTEADEQMNSSSSSNAEVKQMERLPLSEFSKDVLEDITEESERLLSLSTTIEEEREQGQEQDPPSLSPDESKKLLQQAAKGAEGSHSSLASYNMLKQLEAKVQELHSQLEMKDNCLASLNLQLEAVRRESCAGPASARDSSSMMTNSTEYRTLQEEFGGPTLDMYLEVSRRDEMIAKLTESLQHSMNVRGELQADAERLGGEVQNLRRQLHEAIDAVKRSSAVWPDQECNPGQRISEISMDLISESDDDLDRHFLTDNEERGSRSSKERQVPLHSLDDLGLQPLQPEWTPAFTKQIEQFQTYLLPQEQRLFLMVQRKFDDYLGQQLSIVREQCAQELKIARDQWESEKQSNQQSQQATHAREVEELRKYFEHKCAELEKQFSDDVFSHKSQHLAGDSSSECSEVDQLPEEAVAVAASSAKETSPRKRKRAELLLSPSHRQMTPCGLDSLGECRSSGQNDKEDIAELKIFYQTHMQDMKRDHELTVRKLSDRIKFYERSQGDDDYKPAVESPPRTCQGAGAAEVEGSKSAAPNISLIIIDEDELNFNNESQVVQRIIEEYERRLQEQLALARQDIANELERQIQNLLSENAVDDQHWPKELILLREKFTAKSQLEITQLNIKHADEMSRLKLEYEKQLNRRNKRHLTFDSSRDLEQVINERDGLRELSKSFRSVLCRLAKCVANCEEDLNATLSEEVQRLLLHSHNHSHSRSQEVGEELEQTLSSSLNNTRPLRLVPDVHSLLELVEDPSLVQFINSKSNEDNIEDFDLTDCLERLKSEATYLLQLSEDLHKQREHDSNDSLGEPEKQEHELCCEAEDGLKTTAAVQQQLLSKFVRTNSLNDQQLGVANRRKNSSSEGAKTHTSLPHDLQQHAGNASEISFQLVELKNRLIKSETDRQKLQQQLSNTIDRNAELGNELQALRDQLSQLNSLNHTDYNEGYGLGRMKSLQEQGLVQSSASFTALQDRARHLLSSSPGSQQDQLEQTRDSGNATVMLLQLIEDFCREGDKVVECSKKDREDLQSQIDTADKQLKDTRRFLEDQAAEREQERDDFQREIELLKSQLRDKEKECCSYANASEELKFRKKKHYAQLEAQLRAANLQLSQSIDKKDRFEVELKASIDKIFVLREIISELETQVQTKSLNEHVLDEKTKQLEDYVSLQMSANDALQQEVHSLQKDIGEGYQSRIRLLEEKLQQGRPSAEQSLVLVQVAEKLRDIETTLEQKTKVLESLHNSNTTSNSASLSVTEDVSVHGGGSRPLTAVGSPSHSSLTVEGVERVTQMLDRHTRVEEAAIKRIRDLEMQLQQMRSGCVELQHERDSLQGRIDEQTLKISTLHTRLEEQRQRAEQLHRAGTSDLNTRVNELQGEVKNHIEQLAARDKQMATMRQQLQRSKEEITRLEAELTVLTKPDRTVVERLQVELQRKGDEICKLREKIRTEMINRLAVPDLMETMLADKNDEIDHLRDQLEAKERELRVAHENASQNSSPAAGPAEKQEASAKLSARTLSDIGSITEFPEPDVDRRAAMLSLSAPLQMGDGAGGFLHQTMETSKEAVANLTYKRTDDLSGFAAPYPINTFEHPHYFQATGITAQSSDGLTPGLVPRQINFSNLTEDSKLKTPSLLMRTPEMPKTTTPGDVQQLQKKLTELERQKEQQQSEMEAKLSDLEKQLQQKKEQWIRHDKTLRGHEESEERYRLRIESLESRILEAAAQEAAERQNLRMELNCVSAAHHQCEDAAAAGKRELEKLNSEVKKKAEHLQTALRRCADLELQVQTLERDLERLKHSENSSKQYSVDEIAQQVEKELNYSAQLDSSILKAIESEEENNLDKKQQQKEAQTEEEHSPGTGNGTDDENFTGERELLNQLEAFKTQLAVERDQCEALSKELLSEKQHSQDIQEQDVVIIEAMRKRLETALDAEEVLHKQLDQERERCERLQTQLTSLQRAESRRNSSLLSKSPGDSPRKSPRADFESELGERLRSEIKLLAAQNERERERSADAQRSSERERQRYEKELQERVAYCERLKQEMEKQARDKEAAEVELEHFNERLTLQASEIQSLEARLVTLQEAETRRANTRTRQHQENVNLHAEIHELKSKLLAAEAERDCLDQKVNHLRSDVGRSGHREAKLAEALAQANDRLAHSTDDTVPAQFLQKMKEINTLLAENTQENRQMAETVQYLVGERIALQRKCEELSGSGSGNVGELEERCRQLLGRYLRVESHRKALVYQKRYLKLTLEGYQASEQLALRTMAGDAPQRKSKKKFKTAALAIIAIQRIKYIGRIWLTGKRIVSKSVFTITQQRNSHGLNLNVPPPQSPLPVPNSNLPTKNIISERLGYAPISPPLVDFSTLQPIVLSPDYTLQEPAPSMPKNHNNQSSLPSLARLDWPTMQKPRRAHARHH; from the exons ATGAATCTGTATACTCTATATGGCTGG ATCACTTCATTGCTGCGCACGCACAACGGCAGCGTCAGCAACAAGGCAATCGAGTCAGCCGAAGAGTTGCCAGAAACATCCCCAGCAACATCCCCGGCAACATCCCCAGCAACATCGCGCGTGACTGGAAAGAAACATCCAGAAAAACGAGGCGAAGCGGCAACAAATGTGGAAGTTGAGTTCTTACCCACGCTAACTTTTTTGTTCGAGCAGCGGCCGAGGAAGGCAACAGCTGAAGAGGCCCAATCGCAATTCACAGAGGAAGTGCAACATGCTGTCAGCGACGCTGATGGCGAGGCCAATTACGCATATGATTTTGATAACGATAACGACTCCACGCACACGTACATAATCTCTAGGAGCAGCTTGACGGCGGCCAcatgcagctccagcagcactcCGTACGCTGTCACATCAACAGACACCGAGGAACTATTAAGGCGGCAAAACAACCTCAGTCTCACGGAGGAGGACCAGTCCTCGTTTAGTATCGAGCCGCCCACCAGTTCCATGACAATTGAGATGGCCGAGCAACATTCGgccccaacaacagcaacaacgactgCAACAACGACAGCCACGGCCACAGCAACAAGCTGTGCAGAGATGGCAGGAGCTaccaccacaacaacgacgaccacgacaagcagcagcattgagGAGGACATCGAAGAGGCCATCGAGATCAGtgaggtggaggagcagctcaGCTCCCACGTCGAGTCTCTGTCAGGGCCGGCTGCATACCGCAGACCAAAGGAGCAACCGGGTGCCAAAAGTTTGAGTAGCAGCAATGATGACGAGGAGGAAGGGGATGCGGGTGCGgttgcggatgcggatgcggaacAGTTTCGCATAGATGATTCCCAGCTCTCGGGTGAAGAGTTGGCTCAGCACTTCCTTACGCTGAACGATGAGAGCGAAGCCGACAATGTACGTCACGATGTACGTTCCAAAGTAGAAGTTAGTCTTTGCTCCtcaaatgatgatgatttggACATAAGTCTGCCGCTGGGGCAGTCGAAACCAATGCACTCCCGCCACGAAgacgaagatgaagatgaaccAGATATCGTGGACCAGAGCCTGAGCAACCAAAGCACCACAGATGATGTCTCAGAGCTTGCTGAGGAGCCGGTTCAGGCTAGAGGCGAGGAGAGAAGCGAGGCCATTATGAGTGCAAGTGATGCACCGGAAACGCAGGTGGATGAGGAGCCTCAGCTAACCGAGGAGAAGGATCATTCAATGGAGGAGATCGTGGCCAGCAACGAGTCCATCGAGGTGACCTACGAAGCCGACGAGACTGCCAACACATCGCACAAAGTGGATCAGATAACGGATTTAGATGAGGAGCAAGGGCAGGAGGCGTCCCAGACGCAGGATGAGACGGTACAGAATGCGGTCAGACCCACAGCCAAAGTGGAAACGCTCATGCTGCCAATGCTCCAGGAGCCTGTAGTTATGGAGAACAAAGCTGCCAAAGCTTTGGACACTCTGTACCTTCAACCAGAGCCATTCAAGTTGACCATGCTGGAATTGGACTGCGATGATGTggaggacgatgatgaggaaAGTTCCCTGCAGCTGATGAAACTGCGCTTGATGGCCATGAATCAACAGATCCTCAACGACAATGGAGTCAAACTGTCACCCACAGAAGCGGACGAGCAAATGAATAGTAGCTCTAGCAGCAATGCGGAGGTCAAGCAAATGGAGCGATTGCCCCTGTCAGAGTTCAGCAAAGATGTGCTTGAGGATATAACCGAGGAGAGCGAGCGCCTGCTCTCCCTCAGCACCACTATCGAGGAGGAGCgagagcaggggcaggagcaggacccaCCATCCCTATCCCCCGATGAATCCAAAAAACTGCTTCAGCAGGCGGCCAAGGGAGCAGAAGGCAGTCATTCCAGTTTGGCGAGCTACAACATGCTGAAGCAGTTGGAGGCCAAAGTGCAGGAGCTGCACAGCCAGCTCGAGATGAAGGACAACTGCCTGGCCTCCCTAAatctgcagctggaggcggTTCGCCGCGAAAGCTGTGCGGGGCCAGCCTCTGCTCGAGATTCCAGCTCCATGATGACCAATTCCACGGAGTACCGAACACTGCAGGAAGAGTTCGGGGGCCCG ACGCTGGACATGTATCTGGAGGTGTCCCGCAGAGATGAGATGATTGCCAAGCTGACCGAATCACTGCAGCACTCGATGAACGTTCGCGGAgagctgcaggcagacgcagagCGCCTGGGAGGCGAGGTGCAGAATCTGCGCAGGCAGCTTCACGAGGCCATTGATGCAGTCAAGCGATCGAGTGCCGTGTGGCCAGATCAGGAATGCAATCCCGGCCAGCGCATTTCGGAAATATCCATGGATCTGATTAGCGAGAGCGACGACGACCTGGATCGACACTTTCTTACCGACAACGAGGAGCGAGGATCGCGCAGCTCCAAGGAGCGACAAGTTCCCCTTCATTCCCTCGACGACCTTGGCCTCCAACCCCTTCAGCCTGAGTGGACTCCGGCGTTCACCAAGCAGATAGAACAATTCCAAACCTACCTTCTGCCGCAAGAACAGCGGCTTTTCCTAATGGTCCAGCGCAAGTTCGACGACTACCTCGGCCAGCAGTTGAGCATTGTCCGCGAGCAGTGTGCGCAAGAGTTGAAGATTGCCCGTGATcagtgggagagcgagaagcAGAGTAATCAGCAGTCCCAGCAGGCTACACACGCAagggaggtggaggagctACGCAAGTATTTTGAACACAAGTGTGCCGAACTCGAGAAACAGTTCTCCGACGATGTCTTCTCACACAAATCCCAACACCTGGCTGGCGACAGCTCTTCGGAGTGCTCCGAGGTGGATCAACTGCCAGAGgaggccgtggccgtggctgcCTCCTCCGCCAAGGAGACGTCGCCGCGCAAGCGAAAACGGGCCGAGCTCTTGCTGAGTCCCAGTCACAGGCAAATGACACCCTGCGGATTAGATTCCCTGGGGGAGTGCAGGAGTTCAGGGCAGAATGACAAGGAA GACATAGCCGAGCTAAAGATATTCTACCAGACGCATATGCAGGATATGAAACGCGACCACGAGCTGACGGTGCGCAAGCTGAGCGATCGCATTAAGTTTTACGAGCGCAGCCAAGGTGACGACGACTATAAG CCTGCTGTCGAATCTCCGCCACGTACCTGTCAAGGTGCGGGAGCGGCAGAGGTGGAGGGTTCGAAGTCAGCAGCACCCAACATCTCGCTCATCATCATTGACGAGGATGAGCTGAATTTCAACAACGAGTCTCAGGTTGTTCAGCGCATTATCGAGGAGTACGAAAGGCGATTGCAGGAGCAATTGGCGTTAGCCCGCCAGGATATTGCCAACGAACTGGAGCGGCAAATACAG AACCTGCTATCTGAGAACGCTGTGGATGATCAGCACTGGCCCAAGGAGCTGATCTTGCTGCGGGAGAAATTTACGGCCAAAAGTCAACTGGAGATCACTCAGCTGAATATCAAACATGCCGATGAG ATGTCGCGCCTGAAACTGGAGTACGAGAAACAGCTGAATCGCAGGAACAAACGCCACTTGACCTTCGACTCGAGCCGTGACCTAGAGCAGGTGATCAACGAGCGCGATGGACTTCGGGAGTTGTCGAAGAGCTTCCGCAGCGTGCTCTGCCGGCTGGCCAAGTGCGTGGCCAACTGTGAGGAGGATCTGAATGCCACGCTGTCTGAGGAAGTGCAACGTCTGCTGCTCCACAGTCACaatcacagtcacagtcgcagtcagGAAGTCGGCGAAGAGTTGGAGCAGACGCTGAGCAGCTCCCTGAACAATACGCGGCCTCTGCGTCTGGTCCCGGATGTACATAGTCTGCTAGAGTTGGTGGAGGATCCCAGTCTGGTGCAGTTCATTAATAGCAAGAGCAACGAAGACAACATAGAGGACTTCGACCTGACCGACTGTCTGGAGCGCCTGAAATCAGAGGCCACCTATCTGCTGCAACTCTCGGAGGACCTGCACAAGCAACGGGAGCACGATTCCAACGATTCCCTGGGAGAGCCGGAGAAGCAGGAGCATGAACTGTGCTGCGAGGCGGAGGATGGCCTCAAGACAACGGCTgctgtgcagcagcaattgctcTCCAAGTTCGTGCGCACCAACTCCCTCAACGACCAGCAGCTGGGTGTGGCCAATCGGCGGAAGAACAGCAGCTCGGAGGGGGCAAAGACGCACACCTCCCTGCCGCAcgatctgcagcagcacgcGGGCAACGCCTCAGAGATCTCCTTCCAACTGGTGGAGCTGAAGAACCGCTTGATCAAATCGGAAACTGATCGacagaaactgcagcagcagttgagcAACACCATCGATCGCAATGCAGAGCTGGGAAATGAGCTGCAGGCCCTGCGCGATCAACTTTCGCAGTTGAACTCGCTCAACCACACGGATTATAATGAGGGCTACGGCTTGGGGCGGATGAAAAGCCTCCAGGAGCAGGGCCTAGTCCAGTCGTCGGCCAGCTTTACTGCATTGCAGGACCGGGCCCGTCACCTGCTCTCCTCGTCGCCCGGCAGCCAACAGGATCAGCTGGAGCAGACTCGTGACTCGGGGAATGCCACCgtcatgctgctgcagctgatcgAAGACTTTTGCCGCGAGGGCGACAAGGTGGTGGAGTGCAGCAAGAAGGATCGAGAAGATCTTCAGTCACAG ATCGATACCGCTGACAAGCAGCTCAAGGATACACGCCGATTCCTGGAGGATCAGGCCGCTGAGCGCGAGCAGGAACGCGACGACTTCCAGCGTGAAATCGAGCTACTAAAGTCGCAATTGCGCGATAAGGAGAAGGAATGTTGCTCCTATGCCAATGCCTCCGAGGAG TTGAAGTTCAGAAAGAAAAAGCAT TACGCCCAATTGGAGGCCCAACTGCGTGCGGCAAACCTACAGCTGAGCCAGTCGATCGACAAGAAAGATAGGTTCGAGGTTGAGCTGAAGGCATCCATTGATAAAATTTTTGTGCTGCGCGAGATCATCTCGGAGCTGGAGACCCAAGTGCAGACCAAGTCACTGAACGAGCACGTGCTGGACGAGAAGACGAAACAGCTGGAGGACTATGTCAGCCTCCAGATGAGCGCCAACGATGCCTTGCAGCAGGAGGTCCACAGCCTCCAGAAGGACATCGGCGAGGGCTATCAGTCTCGGATTCGCCTGCtggaggagaagctgcagcagggcaggCCATCTGCAGAACAGAGCCTTGTCCTCGTACAAGTGGCTGAGAAGCTGCGGGACATTGAAACCACGCTGGAGCAGAAGACAAAGGTCCTGGAATCGCTGCACAACTCCAATACCACCTCCAATTCGGCCAGCCTGAGTGTCACCGAAGATGTCTCCGTCCATGGTGGCGGAAGTAGGCCACTAACCGCAGTGGGCTCGCCCTCGCATTCCTCTCTGACCGTTGAGGGTGTGGAGCGGGTCACCCAAATGCTGGATAGACACACGCGCGTTGAAGAGGCCGCCATTAAGCGGATCCGCGATCTGGagatgcaactgcagcagatgcGTTCCGGCTGTGTG GAGCTGCAACATGAGCGGGATTCCCTGCAGGGCCGCATAGATGAGCAGACCCTAAAGATATCCACACTGCACACGCGACTGGAGGAGCAGCGACAAAGGGCGGAACAACTGCATCGAGCTGGCACCTCTGACCTGAACACACGCGTCAACGAGCTGCAAGGAGAGGTGAAGAATCACATCGAGCAGCTGGCGGCCCGGGACAAGCAGATGGCCACCATGCgacagcaactgcaacgcaGCAAGGAGGAGATCACGCGCCTAGAGGCAGAGCTGACGGTGCTCACCAAACCCGATCGCACTGTGGTGGAACGTCTCCAGGTCGAGCTTCAAAGGAAGGGTGACGAGATTTGCAAGCTGAGGGAGAAGATACGCACGGAGATGATCAATCGATTGGCGGTGCCGGACCTGATGGAGACCATGTTGGCGGACAAGAACGATGAGATCGATCACCTGCGCGACCAGCTGGAGGCCAAGGAAAGAGAACTGCGGGTGGCTCATGAGAATGCCAGTCAGAACTCCTCGCCAGCAGCGGGCCCGGCTGAAAAGCAGGAAGCCAGTGCCAAGCTTAGTGCACGCACCCTCAGCGACATAGGATCGATTACCGAGTTCCCCGAGCCGGATGTGGATCGCCGAGCAGCCATGCTCAGTCTAAGTGCTCCCCTGCAGATGGGCGATGGTGCGGGCGGCTTTCTGCACCAGACAATG GAAACTTCCAAGGAGGCTGTGGCCAATCTCACGTACAAGCGCACTGATGATCTCAGTGGCTTTGCGGCTCCCTATCCGATCAACACGTTCGAGCATCCTCATTACTTCCAGGCCACGGGCATCACGGCCCAGAGCAGCGATGGTCTAACACCAGGTCTAGTGCCAAGACAGATCAACTTTTCCAATTTGACAGAGGATTCAAAGCTAAAAACGCCCAGTTTGCTGATGCGGACCCCGGAAATGCCGAAGACCACTACCCCCGGGGATgtacagcagctgcaaaagaagCTAACCGAACTGGAGCGacagaaggagcaacagcagagcgAAATGGAAGCGAAGCTATCTGATCTAgaaaagcagctgcagcagaaaaaggAGCAGTGGATCCGACACGACAAGACTCTGCGAGGTCACGAGGAGAGCGAGGAAAGGTATCGCCTGCGTATCGAGTCGCTTGAGTCAAGGATTCTGGAGGCGGCTGCCCAGGAGGCTGCCGAGAGGCAGAACCTACGCATGGAGCTGAACTGCGTGAGCGCGGCGCACCATCAGTGCGAAGATGCGGCGGCTGCAGGCAAGCGAGAGCTTGAGAAGCTCAACAGCGAGGTCAAGAAGAAGGCGGAGCACCTGCAGACTGCCCTCAGGCGGTGTGCTGACCTGGAACTCCAAGTTCAGACTCTGGAGCGGGACCTGGAGCGACTGAAGCATAGCGAAAATAGCTCCAAGCAGTACTCCGTGGATGAGATTGCACAACAGGTGGAGAAGGAGCTGAACTATTCGGCCCAGCTGGACTCAAGCATCCTTAAGGCCATTGAGAGCGAGGAAGAAAATAATCTggacaagaagcagcagcaaaaggaggcTCAAACGGAGGAGGAACACTCCCCGGGTACTGGAAATGGAACGGACGACGAGAACTTCACCGGAGAACGGGAATTGCTGAACCAGCTGGAAGCCTTCAAGACCCAGTTGGCTGTGGAACGTGACCAATGTGAGGCCTTAAGCAAGGAGCTGCTGAGCGAAAAGCAGCACTCGCAGGACATTCAAGAGCAGGACGTCGTCATTATCGAGGCCATGCGAAAGCGTTTGGAGACTGCCCTCGATGCCGAGGAAGTGCTGCACAAGCAGCTGGACCAGGAGCGCGAGCGATGTGAACGCCTTCAGACGCAACTTACCTCCCTCCAACGGGCCGAGAGTCGTCGCAACAGTTCGCTGCTCTCGAAGTCGCCCGGCGACTCGCCCCGCAAATCGCCACGTGCCGACTTCGAATCTGAGCTGGGAGAGCGCCTGCGTAGCGAGATAAAGCTGTTGGCTGCACAGAACGAGAGGGAGCGTGAGCGATCAGCGGATGCTCAGCGTAGCAGCGAGCGGGAGCGACAGCGCTACGAGAAAGAGTTGCAGGAACGAGTGGCCTACTGCGAGCGTCTGAAGCAGGAGATGGAGAAGCAGGCGCGCGACAAGGAGGCGGCAgaagtggagctggagcactTCAACGAGCGCCTCACGCTGCAAGCTAGTGAGATCCAGAGCCTCGAGGCGAGGCTGGTCACGCTGCAGGAGGCGGAGACCCGCAGGgccaacacacgcacacgccaGCACCAGGAAAACGTCAATCTGCATGCAGAAATTCACGAGTTGAAGTCAAAACTGTTGGCTGCGGAGGCCGAACGGGATTGTCTTGACCAGAAGGTCAACCACCTGCGCTCCGACGTGGGTCGATCCGGTCATCGCGAGGCCAAACTGGCCGAGGCCCTGGCACAAGCTAACGATCGGCTCGCTCACAGTACGGACGATACCGTGCCGGCGCAGTTCCTCCAAAAGATGAAGGAGATCAATACACTGCTGGCGGAGAACACCCAGGAGAACCGTCAGATGGCCGAGACAGTGCAGTATCTGGTGGGGGAGCGGATTGCTCTTCAGAGGAAGTGCGAAGAGCTTAGCGGGTCGGGCAGTGGTAACGTTGGAGAGCTTGAGGAGCGCTGCCGCCAGCTGCTCGGACGCTATCTGCGCGTTGAGTCTCATCGTAAGGCTTTGGTATATCAGAAAAGATATCTGAAACTAACTTTAGAGGGATACCAGGCCAGTGAGCAGCTTGCCCTGCGAACCATGGCCGGGGACGCACCGCAGCGAAAGTCCAAAAAGAAGTTTAA GACTGCTGCCCTAGCCATAATTGCCATACAACGCATCAAATATATTGGACGCATCTGGCTCACAGGAAAGCGGATTGTGAGCAAATCTGTTTTCACCATAACCCAGCAGAG AAACTCGCATGGCCTCAATCTGAATGTGCCGCCTCCCCAATCTCCACTGCCTGTGCCCAACTCGAACCTACCCACCAAAAACATCATTTCGGAGCGCCTCGGTTATGCGCCCATCTCTCCCCCTCTGGTCGACTTTAGCACCCTGCAGCCAATCGTGCTGTCACCTGACTACACTCTCCAGGAGCCAGCCCCTTCAATGCCCAAGAACCACAACAACCAGAGCAGTCTACCATCGCTGGCCAGGCTGGACTGGCCTACCATGCAGAAGCCAAGGCGCGCGCATGCTCGGCATCATTAG